The genomic stretch CATCCCAAAAGTAAATAAATAACATCTATATTTATTCTTTCTACGACTAAAGATGTATTCCTTTTCATTCGTTGTACCGTCGCTGTTTTAACTGCATTCATCGTAAACTGACGATAAAAGGAGTGAATGAAGATGATTACCCACTATGCCAATCTCGAACTACGTACCTTATCCATTCAAGGTGTGAAGCAATTTTATGAAAAAGCACTACATTTAGAAATTACAAATGAAACAACTGACTTTATTCAATTCAGACTAACTCCATATAGCACGCTTAGTTTCAAAGAATCCTACGAACCAATTAAGCCAGCACACTTTGCCATTCAAGTGTCCTATCAGTCGTTTACTAATGCTGTTACACTTTTAAAAGAATCTAGGGTGTTTTTGTTAGCTCAAAACGAAGAAAATCCTATTGATGAACATAATGGTCGAAAAAACGTATATTTCCGCGATTGTGACGGTCATTTACTCGAGCTAATTGCGCATGACTATATTCATGAAAATAAGTTAAAGGGGTATGGTAAGCTGAATGCGTTATATATAAGAGAAATAGGCTTTCCAGTAAAAGACGTTGGAAAGTTTCGAAGCTGGCTAAAAGAAAATTTCAACATGAAAACAGTCGAAGATAATGACTACTTTAACTTTGTGATTGGTGGAACAGCCTATGCGGTGGTTGTCTCAGAAAAGCGGCCATGGATTCCTATCGCCATGAAAGCTCTACCTCCTAACATAAAAGTAACGCTCGGTACGCCTTTTACATTAACAGATTCAAATCAATGCTTTGTATGGCATGATTATCAGCTCTCTCTGGTGCACACACCTGAGTTTCAGCACAGCATTCTGCAGGATTTACGGTTGCCACCTGTTTGCTATTAAGTGTATAATTGTAAAAATATAGAAGTTTCACAGATTAGGAGGCGCAGCATGCATACAAAAACAGATACACTTCGCTTACTCGAACAGCTGGCTCCAAATGCTTGGCCAGCTCATACAAATGAAAAACTTGGTGATTGGACGCTGCGCTACACGTTTGGCTATACAAAGCGCGCCAATAGCGTCCATGCAGTGGGTTCACTGCCTCTTGATCCAAACTGGCTTCAAAAAGTTGAAAATTTTTATGAAAGCAAAAACGCATCATCATGTTTTCATATCTCTCAGCTTTCACCTGCACAGTTAGATGAAACACTGGCGTTAAAAGGCTATCAGAAAATCGATGAATGCTTTACGATGATGGCCGCATGTGAAGATGTGCTCCAAAACGTCAAGCTCGATATTCAGTATGATGCTGATTACTTATCCGAAGCAACTTCAGCTTGGGTTCATGAGTTTCTAACGTTAGAAGACTTTTCAATAGATCGCTTTGACGCCTATACTCATATCTTTTCCAGCATTCATGCTCCTAAGACGTTTCTGCGCTTATCAGGCACTAATGAAACAATCGGTTTAGGATCCGTGGTAGTTGAACAAGGGTACGGATGCATCAGCAACGTAGTTGTACACGCTAAACATCGCCGAAAAGGCATTGCTAAAGAGCTGGTGAGCGCGCTCGTTCAATGTGCTCAAAGACAAGAAGCTGACTATGTTTACCTGCAGGTTGTAAAAGGTAATCAGCCAGCAGTTGATTTGTATGAAAAGCTTGGTTTTAAAGCAGTGTCTTCTCATCATTATCGTATTCTGAAGAAATAGGTGAAAAAGATGAATGAAATCGATCAATTCTGGCAGGAGTTTTGCCGGAAGAACAATCTTACGAACGTATCGTACAAAGAAGCATTTCAGTTCGGCGCATCTCCTGGCTGGCTTGCTTCCTTAGTTGTTGAAGGTAAAAAAACAGCTACCACATCCGGCTATGTTTTCTATGAACTTGAAAATGAAGAGTTACCGAAAAAAGGAGATTATTCAATTGTTTTAGACGAAAGCAATCAGCCAGTTGCCGTTATTCAAGTTCAATCGGTAGACGTTTTGCCGATGAACGAGGTATCAGAAGAATTCGCATTAGCTGAAGGTGAAGGTGACTGTAACTTCTGGTGGCACGCGCACGAAGAATTTTTCACAAACGAGTTAAAGCCTTATGGAAAGACGTTTTCTCCTGATTTAATTGTGGTTTGTGAGCGTTTTGTAAACTTGACTTTAAAAAAGCCTAGCTGCTAAGTTATTAGCAGCTAGGCTTTTTGTGCCGTAATAAGGTTAGCTGACACTTTAATCTTTACATTTTTCTACTCTTACCTTTTTATAGCTTTATGAAACTTTCCCCTTTCCCACTGAGGACTATCAGACATCAAATTAACATCAACCAATAACAACTATTTATTAGAAGGTTAGGTGCCTGCGAAATTGAAGTTGTATTATACCCGACAATAAAGCTAGGTGGAATAGTTGCAGAGGCCCATCCTGTAATAAAAAATTGATTTGCAATCGTATTATTTGAACTGAAAATAGTAGTTGCCCCAACAGAACTTGAATCAATTCCAATGAGACCTTTTCCTGCGGTATTTTGAACAGTATTTCCATCCACTTCTATAAATCTAAATATATTCAAATTTGCGTTAAATAACAATACAGGTACATTTCCCTCATTAATTGTAGTGTTGTTAAGAATATACAATCCAAAATTGGAACCAACAAATTCT from Bacillus sp. 1780r2a1 encodes the following:
- a CDS encoding glyoxalase/bleomycin resistance/dioxygenase family protein, whose protein sequence is MITHYANLELRTLSIQGVKQFYEKALHLEITNETTDFIQFRLTPYSTLSFKESYEPIKPAHFAIQVSYQSFTNAVTLLKESRVFLLAQNEENPIDEHNGRKNVYFRDCDGHLLELIAHDYIHENKLKGYGKLNALYIREIGFPVKDVGKFRSWLKENFNMKTVEDNDYFNFVIGGTAYAVVVSEKRPWIPIAMKALPPNIKVTLGTPFTLTDSNQCFVWHDYQLSLVHTPEFQHSILQDLRLPPVCY
- a CDS encoding GNAT family N-acetyltransferase; this encodes MHTKTDTLRLLEQLAPNAWPAHTNEKLGDWTLRYTFGYTKRANSVHAVGSLPLDPNWLQKVENFYESKNASSCFHISQLSPAQLDETLALKGYQKIDECFTMMAACEDVLQNVKLDIQYDADYLSEATSAWVHEFLTLEDFSIDRFDAYTHIFSSIHAPKTFLRLSGTNETIGLGSVVVEQGYGCISNVVVHAKHRRKGIAKELVSALVQCAQRQEADYVYLQVVKGNQPAVDLYEKLGFKAVSSHHYRILKK
- a CDS encoding ASCH domain-containing protein, with the translated sequence MNEIDQFWQEFCRKNNLTNVSYKEAFQFGASPGWLASLVVEGKKTATTSGYVFYELENEELPKKGDYSIVLDESNQPVAVIQVQSVDVLPMNEVSEEFALAEGEGDCNFWWHAHEEFFTNELKPYGKTFSPDLIVVCERFVNLTLKKPSC